In Lapillicoccus jejuensis, the DNA window TGACCGTCGTGGGCAGCTCGCTCGGCGGGTGGGTCGCCGCCGAGGTGGCGCTGCGACACAGCCCCCGGGTCGCCGCCGTCGTCCTCGTCGGCTCGGTCGGTCTCGCGGACGACGCCGACCCGATCGCCGACTTCTTCGCGCTCGACCTCGACGAGGTCGTCGAGCGCAGCTACCACCCCGCCCACCGCGACGCGGCGCGGGCCGCCCTCGCCGCGATGCCCGAGGCGGCGCGGGCGCTCGTCCCCGGCAACCGGGCCGCCCTGCTCGCGTACGGCGGCGCGACGATGGCCGACCCGACGTTGCGGGCCCGGCTGACCGGCGTCACCGTCCCCGTCCGCGTGCTGTGGGGGGCGCACGACCGCATCGTCCCGCCGAGCCACGGCCGGGGCTACGCCGAGGCCGTGCCCGGGGCCACGCTGCGCGTCCTCGACGAGGCCGGTCACCTGCCCCCGGTCGAGGTCCCCGAGGTCGTCGCCGCGGACGTGTGGGCGTTCGCCGGCGTGCACCCGCCCGCTCGCTGACGACGGCCGCGGGGGAGGGCCGGCTCAGGCGGAGCGGTCCTCGAGGACCTCGTCGACGGGCCGTCGCGGCGTGCGCACGAGGCCGTCCCGACCGATGGCGCTCCACCCGACCCGCAGCAGGACCAGCGGGTGCGTGCGTCCGTCGAGGACGTCGTACCGCAGGCGGTCGCGGGTCTCCTCGACCTCGACGACCGAGCTGAGCGGGACGACGGCGAGCCCACCGACGGTGGCCGAGAGCCAGAGGGCGCTCAGTCCCTCGCCCGCCCGCAGCCACCCGGCCGGGTCGTCGGTGGGGGAGGAGAGGACGACGAGCCCGTCGCGGTGGCGGACGAGTTGACCGCCGTCGTCGCCCGAGGGCGAGAACCGGTGGCGGGGACCGGCGGTCGGGTCACCCGGTCCCGGGATCGCGCCGGCGGGGACCCCGTCGACGGGGCCGTGGTCGACCCACGCGTCCTGCTCGAGCGCCAGGGCCCGGTCGCCGGACTGGCGGTCGAGGGCCCGACCGACGAGCAGCTCGACGCGCAGCCGCTCGGTCACGTCGAGCAGGGCCGTCGCCGTGGCGCCCTCGATGGCGGCGACGGAGGCGAGCTCCAGCAGCCGCCCCGCCGGGACCGGCCACGAGGTGAACCGGCGGCGGTCGGTGCTGCGCCGCAGGATGGCGTCGACGGCGGCCGCGGGGGACACGGTCTCGCGGGGGGTCGTCCCGCGCACCGACCTCAGCGCCGGCCCGTCGGGCTCCGGGTGCAGCTCCAGACGGGCCAGCGGGCCCGCGTCCGGGCCCTCGGGGAAGCGCTCGACGCTCACGCCGCGCCCGAGCGCGTGCAGCGCCGTCCGCGCGTGGTGCAGGGCCGCGCCGCAGCTGAGGACGAGGTTGCGGCCCTCGGGGTCCGTGAGGGGGAGCGCGCGCGAGGGGTCGGCGTACAGCTCGAGGGCCCGTCCGTCCCACCGCCAGGTCCACGGCTGGGTGTTGTGGACGCTCGGGGCCCGGCGTGCCAGGTCGACGACGTCGTGGGCGAGCTGCGACGTCACCCGCACTGCGCTCGACGTGCCCGGCACGGTCGTGCCCCTTCCTCTCCTCGGTGTCCTCCCACCACGGTGCCCCCGGGGACCGCCGGCTCCCAGGGGCGTTGGTCCCGGCTCCTCGTGGGCGTCTCGGGACGAAGGTCCCGCCATCCCGGGTCGCTCGGACCGGTCGCGGGCGGCGGGTCGGCCCTACCGTGGAGGGGTGAGCGAGCCCAGCGGACCCGACGCGACCCCGCCGACCAGCGAGCCGACCAGCGAGCCGACCGGACCCATCCGGGTCTTCCTCCTCGACGACCACGAGCTGGTCCGGCGCGGCATCCGCGAGCTGCTCGAGGAGAGCGGGGACATCGTCGTGGTCGGCGAGTCGGGTCTGGCGCAGGAGGCGCTGCGCCGGATCCCGGCGCTGCGCCCCGACGTCGCCATCCTCGACGGCCGCCTCCCCGACGGCTCCGGCGTCGACGTGTGCCGTTCGGTGCGCTCGCTGGACCCGACGATCAAGGCGCTCATCCTCACGTCGTACGACGACGACGACGCGCTCTTCGCCGCGATCATGGCCGGCGCCGCCGGCTACCTGCTCAAGCAGGTGCGCGGGACGGACTTCGTCGACACCGTACGACGCGTCGCGGCCGGGCAGTCGACCCTCGACCCGTCCGTCACGGCGCAGGTGCTCGACCGGCTGCGCCACGGCGCACCGCAGGACCGGCACCTGGCCTCGCTCACCCCGCAGGAGCAGCGCATCCTCGAGCTGATCGGCGAGGGGCTGACCAACCGGCAGATCGGCGAGCGGCTGCACCTGGCCGAGAAGACCGTGAAGAACTACGTCTCGTCGCTGCTGGCCAAGCTCCAGCTGACCAGCCGCACGCAGGCGGCCATCTTCTCCACGCGCCACCGGATCTCGTCCTGAGCGGTCGTCGCGGCGCTCGCCGCGGCCGTTGCTAGCGTGGGGCGTGCGGGGGGCCGCGCCCCGAGGAGAGCCGTGCCCGCCAGCGAGCAGGAGCCCACCCCGCCGTCCGCCCTCGCCGACGTCGCCGTCGACGACCTCCTGCGGGCCCTCCTGACGCGGGTGCACGGCGTGCTCGACGAGCGGACCCGGCTGCGGCTGCTGCTCGACGCCGTCGTGACGATGGCGGCCGACCTCACCCTCGACGGCGTGCTGTCGCGGATCGTCGCCATCGCCGGTGAGCTCGTCGACGCCCGGTACGCCGCCCTGGGCGTCCTCGACACCGGGTCGGAGCGACGGCTTCGCACCTTCGTCCACCACGGCATCGACACCGACGTCGTCGAGCGGATCGGCGAGCTCCCCTCGGGGCACGGGCTGCTGGGTCTGCTCATCGACCGGCCGACCCCGTTGCGGCTGCACGACATCGCCGAGCACCCCGAGTCGGTGGGCTTTCCGGCCCACCACCCGCCGATGAGCTCCTTCCTCGGGGTGCCGGTGCGGATCCGCGGGCAGGTCTTCGGCAACCTCTACCTCACCCAGAAGGCGGGTGGCGGGGACTTCACGGCCCAGGACGAGGAGATCGTCGTCGCGCTGGCCGCGGCGGCCGGTGTGGCCGTCGAGAACGCGCGCCTCTACGAGGAGGCGGCGCGGCGCGAGGAGTGGCTGTCGGCCACCGTCGAGGTGACCGCGCAGCTCGCCGACGCGTCCGACCGCACCGACGCGCTCCAGGTGGTCGCCGACCAGGCCCGGGCGGCCGCGGGGGCGGACCTGGCGTGGGTGGTGGTCGGCGACGACCCGGGCCGGCTCGGGCTGCGGGTGGTCTCGGGGGCGGCGGCCGACCTGGCGGCGATGCGCGCCCTGTCGATGGAGCACTCGCTGTCCGCGCTCGTCGTGCGCACCGGCGAGGCCGTGTCCGTCGACGACCTCGGCAGCGACCCGCGGGCCGTCGACCCGTCCGCGGTGGTGGGCTGGGCCCCGCTCGGCCCGGCCATCGTCGTCCCCCTCGGCTCGGGACCCCGGGTCGACGGCGCCCTCGCCCTGGCCTGGGTGCGGGGTCGCTCGGAGCACTTCCGTCGCGTCGACCCGCGGCTGCCGACCTCGTTCGCCGAGCAGGCCGCCCTCGCGCTGCAGGTGGCCCGGGCCCGCGAGGACCGGGAGCGCCTCGTCCTCTTCGAGGACCGGGACCGCATCGGTCGCGACCTGCACGACCTGGTCATCCAGCGGCTCTTCGCCGTCGAGCTGGGGCTGCAGCGCAGCGGGCGGATGTCCGAGGACCCGGTGGTCCGCGAGCGGCTCGAGCAGGCCGTCGACGACCTGGACGGGACGATCCGCGACATCCGCCGGACCATCTTCGCGCTGGGGACGCTCGACGTGTCGACCGACCTGCAGGCCGAGGTCGAGCGGATCGTCGAGCGGGCCGGGGCGACGATGAAGCTGCGGCCCGCGCTGCGGGTCGAGGGGCCGGTGCGCTCCCTCGTCCCCGACCAGGTCGCGCCGGACCTGCTGGCCGTGCTGGGCGAGGCGCTGTCCAACGCGAGCCGGCACGCCGAGGCCACCTCGGTCGAGGTGGTCCTCAGCGCGACGGACGCCGTGACCCTCGTCGTCTCCGACGACGGCCGCGGCTTCGCCGCCGACGTGGCGGAGAGCGGCCTGCGCAACATCCGCGCCCGCGCGGAGCAGCACGGCGGCACGCTGACCGTCCGCAGCGCCCCCGGCGCGGGCACCCGCCTGGAGTGGCGGGTGCCGCTCGGCGGTCGCGAATCGGCAACGGGCGACCACACCCGGGTATGAAAACGGTAAAAAGGAACTAAACGGACTATGGCCGTCGTGCTCGCCGAGCGCGAGGATCTGGGTGCTCGGGGCAACCACACAGGATCACCAGGGGGCACCTCACCATGCACGTCGCACCGCCACGCCCGCGCCGCCGGCGCCGGGCCCTCGCGGTCACCGCCGTCTCGTCCGCCGCCGCGTTCGCGCTCGGCCCGTCGTCCCTCCCCGGGCCCGCGGCCGCGCCGCCGCCGGCCTCCCGCCCCGTCGACGGCACCGACCTGGCCGGCGGCAAGTGGGGTGACGCGTCCGCGGACGGCGTCGCCAAGGACGCCTACGGGCGCAACCGCGCCGAACGCGACCCGGGGTCGTTGTTCACCATCGGCCGGGCGATCGGCGCCCGTGGCCTCTGGGCGAAGAAGGACCGCGCCGGTCGCCCGCTGACCGGTCAGGGGGTGGCCGTCGCCCTGCTCGACTCGGGGATCTCGGCGGTGCCCGGTCTCGACGCCCCCGGCAAGGTGACCTACGGACCCGACCTGTCGATCGAGGGCAACGGGGTCCTGGCGCAGCAGGACACCTTCGGCCACGGGACCTTCATGGCCGGGATCATCGCCGGTCGCGGGGCCGGCAACCCCGCGGCGGACCTGCCCTCGGCGCCGGGCGACGTCCAGCTCGGCATCGCGCCGGACGCGAGGCTGCTGTCGCTCAAGCTGGCCACCGCCGACGGCAGCACCGACGTCTCGCAGGTCGTCGCAGCGCTCGACTGGGTCGTCCAGCACCCCGTCCTCCCGGACGGGACCCGGGTGCGCGTCGTCAACCTGTCCTACGGCACCGCGTCGGCGCAGGACTACCGGCTCGACCCGCTGGCCGCGGCGGCCGAGAACGCCTGGCACCACGGCATCGTCGTCGTCGCCTCCGGCGGCAACGACGGCGACGTCGGTCGCCTCAGCGACCCGGCCGTCGACCCGTACGTCGTCGCGGTCGGGGCGAGCGACAGCGGCGACCGCACCGACGGCTGGACCGGCGACCACGCGGTCGCCGCCTCCTTCTCGCAGGTCGGCTCGCCGGACCGGCACGTCGACCTCGTCGCCCCCGGCACCTCCGTGGTCTCGACCCGCGACCCGGGCTCGCTCATCGACACCGCCCACCCGTCCGGGCTCGTCGACGGCGACACCAGCGGCCGCCTCTTCCGTGGCAGCGGCACCAGCCAGGCGGCGGCCGTCGTGTCCGGCGCCGTCGCGCTGCTGCTGCAGGCCTACCCCGACCTCACGCCGGACCAGGTCAAGCTGGCGCTCACCGCGTCGGCGGACCCGGTGAAGAAGGCGTCCGACCTCACCACCGGCGCCGGCGCGCTGGACCTCAAGGGCGCGATGGACGTCGCCGCCCACCTGCTCGGCACCGACAGGAACGCGGCGACGCTGCGGGCGGCCGCCGTGCAGGACTTCCCCCGCTCGACCGGGCAGGGCTCGCTCGACGCCGCCCGCGGCGGGTCGACCCTCGTCGACGCCTCCGGGGCGGACCTCGCCGGCGAGGTCGACGTCCAGGGTCGCCCCTGGGACCCGGCCGCGTGGTGGGCGGCCAGCTCGGGCCTCACGTCGTGGTCCGACGGGCAGTGGCTCGGGACGACCTGGACCGGGGACGGCTGGCAGACGGGCCCGGACGGTCTCGCGACGTCGCGGTGGTCGACCTCGCGGTGGTCCACCTCCCGGTGGTCCGACGCGGACTGGGACACCTCGCAGTGGTCGACCTCGCGCTGGTCGACCTCGCGGTGGTCCACGTCGCGGTGGTCCTCCTCCCGGTGGTCCTCCTCGGGCTGGTCCTGACCGACGGCGCTGCGCCACCTGACAGCATGACCGGATGACGACGGCCCGCCCCACCCTGTGGGACGGGCCGTCGCCCGTCGGGGCGGTGGACGAGGGGAGCTGGCCGGTCGTCGTCGTCGGGGCGGGCCAGGCGGGGCTCGCGACGGCGTACCACCTGCGTCGCGCCGGTCTCGAGCTCGGCCGCGACGTCGTGCTCCTCGACGCGGACGACCGGCCCGGCGGGTCGTGGCGGCGCATGTGGCCGAGCCTGCGGCTGTTCTCCCCGCCGGCGTTCTCGTCCCTGCCCGGTCGCCCGATGCCGCCCGCCGACGACCCGTACCCCGGAGCGGCCCACGTGGCGGCGTACCTGCAGGACCACGAGCAGCGGTACGGCGTCGTCGTCCGCCGCGGCGTCCGCGTCACCGGCGTCGCCCGTGACGGGGACGCGCTCGCGGTGACGGGTCTCGACGCCGGTGCCGGGGTCGAGCGGCGGTGGCGCGCCCGCCACGTCGTCAGCGCCACCGGGACCTGGACCCGCCCGTTCGTCCCCGCGGTGCCCGGACGCGACGTCTTCGCCGGGCGGCAGCTGCACAGCGCGTCGTACCGCGGCGTCGAGGACGTCGCCGGGGCGCGGGTCCTCGTCGTCGGGGGCGGGAACAGCGGCGCGCAGCTGATGGCCGAGGTGTCGGCCGTCGCGCGGGCGACCTGGGTCACGCTCCGACCGCCGCGCTTCCTGCCCGACGACGTCGACGGTCGACGGCTCTTCGAGGTCGCCACCGCCCGACGCCGGGCGCTGCTCGCGGGCGAGGCGGATCCCGGCGGCGTCGGGGGTCTCGGCGACGTGGTCGCGGTGGCGAGCGTGCGCGAGGCCCGCGACGCCGGGCGGCTGCGGACGGCGCCGATGGTCGCGGCGCTCACCCCCACCGGGGCGGTGTGGCCGGACGGGACCACCGACGAGCTCGACGTCGTCCTCTGGTGCACCGGGTTCCGGCCCGAGCTGCGCCACCTGCGACCGCTTCGGCTGCCGACGGTGGACGGGCACCCGCGTACCGACGGCACGACCTGCGTCGACGAGCCGCGGCTGCACCTCGTCGGGTACGGCGACTGGACCGGCCCCGCCTCGGCCACCCTGGTCGGTGTCGGCCCGACGGCGAAGGAGACCGCCGCCCGCGTCGTCGCGGACCTGCGCCGGCTCGACTCTCCTCTCACGTGAGGGTAGAGTCTGCGCTGCGCTCCGGCGCACGGTGGGCAGGGTGGCCGACCAGCCGCCCCCGTCCCGTCGTCCGAGAGGTCCTCCCGTGTCCTTCTCCGCCCGCGGCCTGCTCCAGATCGGCGAGGTCGCCGAGGCGACGGGTCTGAGCCTGCGGACCATCCGCCACTACGACGAGGTGGGCCTGCTGCCGCCCGTGGAGCGCTCACCCGGCGGCTTCCGGCTCTACTCGCAGGAGAGCGTCGACCGGCTGCTGCTCGTCAAGCAGATGAAGCCGCTCGACTTCACCCTCGAGCAGATGCGCGAGCTCATCGACGCGCTCGACGAGGTCGACGACCCGGCCACGACACCGGACGAGCGCGCGGCGCGACAGGCCCTGCTCGCGTCGTACGCCGAGCTCGTCGAGGAGAAGGTGACGATGCTGCGCGCCCGCGCGCGAGCCGCCGCCGGCTTCGCCGCCCAGCTGCGCCGCGTGCTGCCCTAGCCCGGCGCCACGCCCCACCGCCCGTACGGCGCCGCGCCCCACCCGGCGCCGCCCCTGACGCCCTGACGCCCCCGTCGTCCCCGATCCCCTGGAGTCCTGCCGTGTCCGTCCTCACCCTGCCGTCGCCGCCCGACGTCACCTCGGTGCGCGCCGCGCTGCGGTCGCCCCGCCGTCTGCGCACCGAGGTCCTCGGCGGCCTCGTCGTCGCGCTGGCCCTCATCCCCGAGGCGATCTCGTTCTCCGTCATCGCCGGGGTGGACCCGCGGGTCGGGCTCTTCGCCTCGTTCACGATGGCCGTGACGATCGCCTTCGTCGGCGGACGCCCGGCGATGATCTCCGCCGCGACCGGCGCCGTGGCGCTCGTCGTCGCGCCCCTGGTGCGCCAGCACGGCCTGGACTACCTGCTCGCCACCGTCGTGCTCGCCGGCATCCTCCAGATCGGGCTGGGCCTGCTCGGGGTGGCCCGGCTGATGCGCTTCGTCCCGCGGTCGGTGATGGTGGGCTTCGTCAACGCGCTGGCCGTCCTCATCTTCCTGGCGCAGCTGCCGCACCTGCTCGGCGTGCCGTGGCTCGTCTACCCGCTCGTCGCCGTCGGGCTGGTCCTGATCTTCGGGCTGCCCCGGCTGACCTCGGTCGTCCCCGCACCGCTGGTCGCCATCGTCCTGCTCACGCTCGTCACGGTCGTGGCCGGCGTCGCCGTCCCGACCGTCGGTGACGAGGGCCGGCTGCCCGACAGCCTGCCCACCCTCGCCCTGCCGCACGTCCCCCTGACCCTGCACACCCTGTCGGTCATCGCGCCCTACGCGCTGGCCATGGCGCTCGTCGGGCTCATGGAGTCGCTCATGACGGCGCAGCTCGTCGACGACGTCACCGACACCCCGTCGCGCACGTCCCGCGAGGCCTGGGGACAGGGCGTCGCCAACGTCGTCACCGGGTTCTTCGGCGGCATGGGCGGGTGCGCGATGATCGGCCAGACGATGATCAACGTCAAGGGATCTGGCGCCCGCACCCGGATCTCGACCTTCCTCGCCGGCGTCTTCCTGCTCGTCCTCGTCGTCGGGCTCGGCGACGTCGTCAGCCTCATCCCCATGGCCGCCCTCGTCGCCGTCATGGTCATGGTCTCGGTCGGCACGATGGACTGGCACAGCCTCAAGCCCGGGACCCTGCGCCGGATGCCGCGCAGCGAGACCGCGGTCATGGTGGTCACCGTCGTCGTCGTCGTGGCCACGAGCAACCTGGCCATCGGGGTCGTCGTCGGCTCGGTCCTGGCGATGGTGCTCTTCGCGCGCCGCGTCGCCCACTTCACGACCGTCGTCGACGTCGCCCACCCGGACGAGGACACGCGGGTGTACGCCGTCGTCGGCGAGCTCTTCTTCGCCTCGAGCAACGACCTGGTCACCCAGTTCGACTACGCCGGTGACCCGCGCAACGTCGTCATCGACCTGTCCCGGTCACACATCTGGGACGCGTCCACCGTCGCCACCCTCGATGCCGTGCGGACGAAGTACGCCGCCCGCGGCAAGTCCGTCACGGTGATCGGGCTGAACGAGGCCAGCCGGGAGCGCCACGACCGGCTGGCCGGTCACCTCACCGGGGCGCACTGACGCCCGCCGGAGGCGACGCACCGGCGGGCCTCGCCGAGCGCGGCCGACCCCGCTCAGACCAGCTCGGCGAGGAGGTCCCGCACGCGTCGGTCGATCTCGTCCCGGATGGGGCGGACCCGGTCGACGGGGAGCCCGGCGGGGTCGTCCAGGGCCCAGTCCAGGTAGCGCTTGCCCGGGTAGATCGGGCAGGCGTCACCGCACCCCATGGTGATGACGACGTCGGCTCCGTGGACGGCGCCGTCGGTGAGGCGCTTCGGGACCTCGGTGGTGAGGTCGATGCCGAGCTCGCCCATGACCTCGACGACGGCGGGGTTGACCTCGTCGGCCGGGGTCGAACCGGCCGAGCGGACCTGCACCCTCCCCTCTGCGTGGTGCTCGAGGAGGGCGGCGGCCATCTGCGAGCGGCCGGCGTTGTGGACGCAGACGAAGAGGACGGTCGGGGTCGCGGTGGGGCTGGTCGTCATGACAGGGCCTCCGGGGAGTAGCGGCGGCGCAGCCGGAGCGCCACGTGGACGAGGGCGACGAGGACGGGGACCTCGATGAGGGGCCCGACGACGCCGGCGAGGGCCTGGCCGCTGGTGACGCCGAAGACGCCGATGGCGACGGCGATGGCGAGCTCGAAGTTGTTGCCCGCGGCGGTGAAGGCGAGGGTGGCCGTCTTGGCGTATCCGAGGTCGAGGCGGTGCCCGAGCGCGAAACCGCCACCGAACATCACGGCGAAGTAGACGAGCAGCGGCAGGGCGATCCGCGCGACGTCCCACGGCTTCGAGGTGATGGTGTGGCCCTGCAGCGCGAAGAGCACGACGATCGTGAAGAGCAGCCCGTAGAGGGCGATTGGGCCGACCCGGGGGAGGAAGCGCTCGTCGTACCAGGTGGTGCCCCTGGTCCGCTCGCCGATGGTGCGGGTGAGGAAACCGGCCGTCAGCGGGATGCCGAGGAAGACGAGCACGGACCCGACGATGGTGGCGAGGGAGAAGCTCGCGTCGGTGGTGGCGAGGCCGAGCCAGCCGGGGAGCACCTGGAGGTAGAACCAGCCGAGGGCCCCGAAGGCGACGATCTGGAAGACCGAGTTGATGGCCACGAGGACCGCGCCGGCCTCCCGGTCGCCGCAGGCCAGGTCGTTCCAGATGAGCACCATGGCGATGCAGCGCGCGAGGCCGACGATGATCAGACCGGTGCGGTACGTCGGCAGGTCCGGCAGGAGCAGCCAGGCGAGGGCGAACATCAGGGCCGGGCCGACGACCCAGTTGAGGACGAGCGACGAGACGAGCAGGCGCCGGTCGCCCGTGACCCGGTCGAGCTGGCGGTAGCGGACCTTGGCCAGCACCGGGTACATCATCAGCAGCAGGCCCACGGCGATGGGCAGGCTGACCGAGCCGACCCTGACGGCGTCGAGGTGCGCGGAGAGCGACGGGACGGCCCGGCCGAGGCCGAGACCGACGGCCATCGCGACGATGATCCAGACGGGCAGGAAGCGGTCGAGCGTCGAGAGCCGGCCGACGACGGCGGCTTCGGCGGCTGGGTGGGTCGTCGTGAGCTGGTCGGTCATCAGGCCGGCTTGACCGCTCGCACGATCGCCGAGTGCATCCCGGGGGCGGCCTGGTGGGTGAAGGTGACCTCGGCGTCGACGAAGCCGGCGGCGGTCAGACCCTCGAGGTACTCGGCTCGCGACAGGGCGCCGGCGATGCACCCCACGTAGGAGCCGCGCTCGGCCCGGTCGGCGGGGCCGAGGTGGTCCTCGGCGACGACGTCGGAGACGCCGATCCGCCCGCCTGGCCTGAGGACCCGGAACATCTCGGCGAGGACGGCCGCCTTGTCGGTCGAGAGGTTGATGACGCAGTTGGAGATGACGACGTCGACCGAGGCGGCGTCGAGGGGGACCTCCTCGATCGTGCCCTTGAGGAACTCGACGTTGGTCGCGCCGGCCTCGGCTCGGTTGGCCTCGGCGAGCGCGAGCATCTCGTCGGTCATGTCGACGCCGTAGGCGTAGCCGGTGGGCCCGACCCGGCGGGCGGAGAGCAGGACGTCGATGCCGCCGCCGGAGCCGAGGTCCAGGACCGTCTCGCCCTCCCGCAGGTCCGCCACCGCGGTGGGGTTGCCGCAGCCGAGGCTCGCGAGGACGGCCGCGGCGGGGAGCTCGCCCTGCTCGTCGGCGCCGTAGAGCGCGGCCCCGAAGGCCTCGTCGACGACGACGGAGCCGCTGCAGCACGAGTCGGGGGAGCACGACGCCGGCGCGGCGTCGACGACGGCCAGGGGGTTGATGGACGTGGTCGTCACGGCGGTGGCCGCCGCGGCGTAGCGCCGGCGGACCTGCTCACGGACGTCGGACTCAGTCATGGCTCTCACTCCGATCGACGGTTCTCGATGGATGGAGGATCGTCGATCTATCGACGATTGTCAATGCGTGTGAGATGCTCGGCCCATGGCCCGGTCGACCCCGCCCCTCGTCACGGTCGCCGAGGCGTGCTGCTCGACGGTCACCGGCGGCGCCATGACGGCCGAGGCGGCCGAGCGCCTGGCCATGTCGTTCAAGGCGCTGGGCGACCCCACCCGGGTGCGGCTGCTGTCGTTGATCGCCGCGGCCGACGGCGGCGAGGCGTGCGTCTGCGACCTGACCGAGGTGGTGTCGCTGTCCCAGCCGACGGTGTCGCACCACATGCGGGTCCTGGTCGAGGCGGGTCTGGTCACCCGGGACCAGCGCGGTCGGTGGGCCTACTACGCCGTCGTCGACGGCGCCCTCGACGCCCTGGCCGACGCCCTCAGCCCTCGAGCTCGAGCCGGGGCCTGACGGGCCCGATCAGGCGAGGGTGAGGAAGAGCTTCTCCATCGCGGCCTGGTCCTCGGCGGCGATGCCGTCGGGGGAGGAGAGGCACTGCCGCATGCCGGAGGAGACGATGGCGAAGCCGGCCCGGTCGAGGGCGCGGTTGACCGCGGCCAGCTGGGTGACGACGTCCTTGCAATCGCGCCCTTCCTCGATGAGGCGGATGACGCCGCCGATCTGCCCCTGAGCGCGGCGGAGCCGGTTGATGACGGGGGTCATGTCGTCCTGGTTGAGGATGACCATGGGTGTGCTCCTGGTGCTCGTGCGGGTGGTGGCGGGGTCAGGCGGAGAGGGCGTCGAGCGCGGCGGTGAGCCGGGTCCGGGCGTCGGCGGCGACGGCCTCGAGGGTCGGGTTGCCGGTCAGGGTGACCATGATCGCCGGGTCCATCGCCTCCACGAGGGTCGACCCCTCGTCGACGGCGCGGACGACGACGTTGCACGGCAGCAGGAGGCCGATCGACGGTTCGGCCTGCACCGCCGCGTGCGCGAGCGGCGGCCGGCACGCCCCGAGGATGACCTGCGGCGCGATGTGAGCGTCGATCTTCGCCTTGAGCGTGGCCGCCAGGTCGATCTCGGTGAGGACGCCGAACCCCTGGTCGGCGAGGGCCGAGCGGGTGGCCTCGACGACGTCGGCGTAGGGGCGGGACACGGTGGTGGACAGGGCGTAGGGCACGGGGCTTCTCCTGAAGATTTGACGTCGATACCCCCCAGGGTACTACAGTCGAAGCGTCAGATACCCCCAGGGGTACGTCGAGCGAGGAGGGAGTGACCATGTCGTCCGAGGTCTCCATCGAGGAGCTCGCCGCCGCGCAGCGCGGCGATGGCACCGTCATCGACGTCCGCGAGCCGCGGGAGTACGCGGCCGGCCACGTCCCCGGCGCGCGGTCGATCCCCATGGGGCAGCTGGCGTCGCGCCGGGCCGAGCTCGACCCGACCAGGTCGCTGCACGTCATCTGCGCGAGCGGCAACCGCAGCGCCGCCATGACCGACTTCCTGCGCGGGGTCGGGTTCGACGCGGCGTCGGTCGTGGGCGGCACCGACGCGTGGGTCCGCTCCGGGCGACCGCTCGTCACCGGCTCCCACCCGACGGCCACCGCGCAGCCCTCGACGCGCCGGCCGGTCGTCGTGACGATCGAGACGCCGACGCTGGGCAACCGCTCCTACCTCGCGCACGACGGCCGGGTCGCCGTCCTCGTCGACCCGCAGCGGGACCTCGACCGGGTGCTCGCGGCGGCGCAGGAGGCCGGGGTGCGCATCACGCACGTCGTCGAGACCCACGTGCACAACGACTACGTGACGGGCGGCCTCGCGCTGGCCCGGGCGACCGGGGCGTCGTACCACCTCAACGCTGCCGACGAGGTGCGCTTCGCGCGCACCCCCGTCCACGACGGAGACGTCATCGACGTGTCGCCGTCGATGCGGCTGCGGGCGATCGCCACCCCCGGTCACACCTTCACCCATCTGTCGTACGCGCTCGAGGCGGTCACGTCCGTCGGCGGGTCGGCGGACACCGTGGCCGTCTTCACCGGTGGCTCCCTGCTGTACGGCGCCACCGGCCGGCCCGACCTGCTCGGCCCCGACCACACCGACGCGCTGGTCCACCACCAGTACGCCTCGGCCCACCGCCTGGCCCGCCA includes these proteins:
- the arsM gene encoding arsenite methyltransferase, coding for MTESDVREQVRRRYAAAATAVTTTSINPLAVVDAAPASCSPDSCCSGSVVVDEAFGAALYGADEQGELPAAAVLASLGCGNPTAVADLREGETVLDLGSGGGIDVLLSARRVGPTGYAYGVDMTDEMLALAEANRAEAGATNVEFLKGTIEEVPLDAASVDVVISNCVINLSTDKAAVLAEMFRVLRPGGRIGVSDVVAEDHLGPADRAERGSYVGCIAGALSRAEYLEGLTAAGFVDAEVTFTHQAAPGMHSAIVRAVKPA
- a CDS encoding arsenate reductase ArsC codes for the protein MTTSPTATPTVLFVCVHNAGRSQMAAALLEHHAEGRVQVRSAGSTPADEVNPAVVEVMGELGIDLTTEVPKRLTDGAVHGADVVITMGCGDACPIYPGKRYLDWALDDPAGLPVDRVRPIRDEIDRRVRDLLAELV
- a CDS encoding MerR family transcriptional regulator, with amino-acid sequence MSFSARGLLQIGEVAEATGLSLRTIRHYDEVGLLPPVERSPGGFRLYSQESVDRLLLVKQMKPLDFTLEQMRELIDALDEVDDPATTPDERAARQALLASYAELVEEKVTMLRARARAAAGFAAQLRRVLP
- the arsB gene encoding ACR3 family arsenite efflux transporter, which gives rise to MTDQLTTTHPAAEAAVVGRLSTLDRFLPVWIIVAMAVGLGLGRAVPSLSAHLDAVRVGSVSLPIAVGLLLMMYPVLAKVRYRQLDRVTGDRRLLVSSLVLNWVVGPALMFALAWLLLPDLPTYRTGLIIVGLARCIAMVLIWNDLACGDREAGAVLVAINSVFQIVAFGALGWFYLQVLPGWLGLATTDASFSLATIVGSVLVFLGIPLTAGFLTRTIGERTRGTTWYDERFLPRVGPIALYGLLFTIVVLFALQGHTITSKPWDVARIALPLLVYFAVMFGGGFALGHRLDLGYAKTATLAFTAAGNNFELAIAVAIGVFGVTSGQALAGVVGPLIEVPVLVALVHVALRLRRRYSPEALS
- a CDS encoding ArsO family NAD(P)H-dependent flavin-containing monooxygenase; translation: MTTARPTLWDGPSPVGAVDEGSWPVVVVGAGQAGLATAYHLRRAGLELGRDVVLLDADDRPGGSWRRMWPSLRLFSPPAFSSLPGRPMPPADDPYPGAAHVAAYLQDHEQRYGVVVRRGVRVTGVARDGDALAVTGLDAGAGVERRWRARHVVSATGTWTRPFVPAVPGRDVFAGRQLHSASYRGVEDVAGARVLVVGGGNSGAQLMAEVSAVARATWVTLRPPRFLPDDVDGRRLFEVATARRRALLAGEADPGGVGGLGDVVAVASVREARDAGRLRTAPMVAALTPTGAVWPDGTTDELDVVLWCTGFRPELRHLRPLRLPTVDGHPRTDGTTCVDEPRLHLVGYGDWTGPASATLVGVGPTAKETAARVVADLRRLDSPLT
- a CDS encoding ArsR/SmtB family transcription factor — protein: MARSTPPLVTVAEACCSTVTGGAMTAEAAERLAMSFKALGDPTRVRLLSLIAAADGGEACVCDLTEVVSLSQPTVSHHMRVLVEAGLVTRDQRGRWAYYAVVDGALDALADALSPRARAGA
- a CDS encoding SulP family inorganic anion transporter, with the protein product MSVLTLPSPPDVTSVRAALRSPRRLRTEVLGGLVVALALIPEAISFSVIAGVDPRVGLFASFTMAVTIAFVGGRPAMISAATGAVALVVAPLVRQHGLDYLLATVVLAGILQIGLGLLGVARLMRFVPRSVMVGFVNALAVLIFLAQLPHLLGVPWLVYPLVAVGLVLIFGLPRLTSVVPAPLVAIVLLTLVTVVAGVAVPTVGDEGRLPDSLPTLALPHVPLTLHTLSVIAPYALAMALVGLMESLMTAQLVDDVTDTPSRTSREAWGQGVANVVTGFFGGMGGCAMIGQTMINVKGSGARTRISTFLAGVFLLVLVVGLGDVVSLIPMAALVAVMVMVSVGTMDWHSLKPGTLRRMPRSETAVMVVTVVVVVATSNLAIGVVVGSVLAMVLFARRVAHFTTVVDVAHPDEDTRVYAVVGELFFASSNDLVTQFDYAGDPRNVVIDLSRSHIWDASTVATLDAVRTKYAARGKSVTVIGLNEASRERHDRLAGHLTGAH